gagttcgaggccagcctggtctacagagtgagatccaggacaggcatcaaaactacacagcggaaaccctgtctggggggaggAGCATGTTCTGAGTGGGGAGGATGCGTGCTGCCACACACGTGAAGGTCGGAGAACGACTTGCAGGAGTcggcctctccttccttccaccacgtggtcCCAGGGACGGAGCTCGAGTCTCCAGGCTCGGCAGCAAGCGgccttactcactgaaccatctcgaGAGCCCCTCACTGAACCATCATCTCCCGGGCccctcactgaaccatctcctgagCCCCCTTTTGggatctttcatttttttacttttgagtatttcttttatttttctaattttgggTAATGCAGAACTCTTTAGTCGATTTGTTGAAAAGCTATCcatcttattttatataaaagagtCCAAATGATCAGacgatggggctggagagatggcttagcagttaagagcacctgctgctcttgttgagatcctgtgttcagttcccagcacccacagagcagctcataaccatccataactccaattccagggaatccaatgtcttcttctgacctccacaggcaccaggtacacacgtgGTACATCTATCTACATATGCGCAGGTAAAAACACtcgtaaacataaaataaatcttttaaaaatattttataaagaatctaagagccggggctggagagatggctgagaggttaagagcactggctgttcttccagaggtcctgagttcagttcccagcaaccacatggtggctcataaccatctgtaatgagatctggtgccctcttctggcctgcaggcatacatgcaggcagaacactgtatacataataaataaataaatctctaaataaataaatatatatatatatatatatatatatatatatatatataatatttaagagtcaggcagtggtggcacaggcctttaatcccagcactgaggaggcagaggcaggcaaatctgtgagttcaagccagggctacacagagaaaccctatctcaaaaaacattttatatatatatatatatatatatatatatatatatatatatatatgatattacaTGAGATGAAATGAGCCAGGTACAGATAGAAAAATGACACGTGATCACCTCAATGTGGACTCTGAAagaaggcactgcacacatgtggtttatatacatatatgctggcaaaacacatacacataaaaatttaaaaaataataaaatcatttaaaaaaaaaaagccagaaaaaaaagtaaataataaataggtGCAGGCACAGgggcatatgcctataattctagcacctgAGATGAAAGAAAAGGATTGCAGCTGGAGGGACACCAGGGCTGCAGAGTGTGACATCCCTTCCTCTCCCAAAAGAATGAGGAGCTGGGCCCCAGGTCAGCTGCAGAGTGTGCTTGTCTGGCATAGACAAGGTCCTATTTTGGTCTCCAACCCTGCTAAGTAAAGAGGGAACACACTGTATTTTATGGAACGATGTGCTGCTTggttctgaaataaaaataaacacaattaataaataactAGACACCGTGgcccatgcttgtaatcctaacTCTGCAAAGGCTGAGGTAGGATCGCCTTGAATTCAAGACTGtttctaagctgggtggtggtgatgcacacttttaatcccagcactcaggaggcagaggcaggtgggtctctgtaaattcaaggccagcctggtctacacagagagttctgggacaagcagagaaaccctgtctccaattagaaaaagaaagaaagaaagacagagagagagagagagagagagagagagagagagagagagagagagagagagaaagaaagaaagaaagaaagaaagaaagaaagaaagaaagaaagaaagaaagaaagaaagaaaaactctgtttctaaataaagaaagaaactatgtCAAAGTCCTTGTTAAGCCGGGTgttgggggtgcatgcctttaatcccagcactcaggaggcagagccaggcagatctctgtgagttcgaggccagcctggtctccaaagcgagttccaggaaaggcgtaaaactacacagagaaaccctgtctcaaaaaaccaaaaggaagaaggaggaggaggaggagggggaggaggcaagAGGCTGAATCCACCCCAGCCCTTATAAAATTCGATGTTTTATGTAAATGAGCAGGATCGATGTTTGGCTACCTAGCTGTCCCTGGAGTGGACACTGGGACTTGCCAGGTCTGGGGTGTCAGGAGCTGCCTCCCTCCTCACAGGTACTGTCTCCCTGCAGCTGGGATGCAAACTGTGGCCAACGTGCCCCTGGCGCTCCACATGCCCTGTCAGGCTGACCTCCAAGGATGCCCAGCTCCCCGACATTCTGTGCACCCGTGATGGCCACCTCCACCACACATGAACCCTCACTGTGGCTGTGCTGGGTCctgctgtgtagtgggtagccattccagctttgatctggaagttccaacccccatcgaggcttcggtaactgtcacgcctacaaggtgggccgagagagagaggaccctggagacccaagatccggatgcgccggctctcttggttcctggaccctggacgctggaggtagacccagcagagttctccagagaacaccgccggactacgctacacctttcccagaccctgttacctatcccttcacttgtaagtcaccccacaaaataaacctcccttttaactacatggagtggccttaataatttcaccaatactgctGCCCTCACcagggtgatgtttctctttctctcagcagAGGACACTGGCCACCAGGACGTGCTGGGCTCCAGCTTCTCTGGAGTCTCCTGCGGCTCCGGCTGCTCCAGCTCTCGCCGCTTCCTATCCCTGCTGTCCACGTCCTAGACGGGGAAGGGGAACAGTGAGAGGCCCTCCAGACACTGCGACCCTCAGATGGCATCTCCGCTCCGCCACCCTCAGACACTCCCCCTGCTACATGACGTCCCTCCCATGTTCCACCCGGCCCACCCTGCCTAAGCCTCACCAGGCGGAGGATGTTGGGTCTTGGAGAGCAGATCCCTTTCTTCCCGGGGCCCTGTCCGCCCTCCAGCTCCACCCGCATGGGGTACAGCAGCCACTTCCCATTGGCGATCTCGTGGGGCCACATGATGTTGAGGAAGGCAGAGCCCAGAGTGTTGAGCGACTGACCTTGATTGGAGACCTACGGGCCCAAAGCAGCGTAAAGAAAGGAAGCTCAGGTTCTGAGTGGACCCCACGTCACAGAGAGGGGCGAGGCTGATGTGGGGGACCTCGGGAAGCACAGCATCATCAAAGCCGCACAATCTAGACCAGACTGGGCATTGTTCTCGCCTCATACCAAACCAGGACAAGCTGGACAGGTGTGGGGGGGTCTGGGATAAGCCAGGGCAAAGTATTAAGGAAAGCTATAGACTCTGCCCAAGATCCCACTCCAGCTGAGGCCCCAGGAGACTCATTCCTCTGAGTTCTTAATGCCCCCCAGACCTGCAGATGAGATGGCCTGTGCAGATGACTCACTGAGACCCCAGCACCAACATGTGCTTAGAGTCACGTCTGCCCAGTGCAGAGGCCTGGAACCCCAGGGCTACCACCATGCCGCCATGTGAGAAAAGAGCCCATACCTTGAGGCATGTCTCAACAGCCTCTTCTCTGAGGCCGCACAGCAGGATGCTTACCGTGACCTCGTACTTGACCTTGCTGCCCACATCCCTCTCTGATCGCATGGCACTCTCACCCTTCACCTCACCGGAGAAGAAGAGTTGCTGGGGAGTGGCCACCCTGGTTGTGGGGAGATGAAAGGGGGGACTGAGGGGGCCTGGGAGCCAGCCAAATGGAGCCAAGAGGGTAAGGCAGAACCAAAGCCACGGACTGGGAGCGGCAGAGGGACCCACGCAAGCAACGCCTACCCTGAAATGGACAGCGGCAACTCAATGAAGACGTGAGCTCGAACAGAGACCGGGTGCAGCTCCTGCTCACTGATCCTGGCAAGCAAACATGGGAACATGCGGGCAGTCGGCACAGGAACCGCCACGAGGCACTTGAAGCCTCTCAAGTAACCCAACCTGCCCCCGGTCTTACGTGGCCAACAGCAGCTCCACCTCCAGCTCTGTGGTCTCAATCGTGATTCCAGAGGTGCTGAGGATGAGGTAGAAAGTGACCTGCCAAGTGTGGAAAGGCAGGTGAGTCAGGGGAGATGGATCTTAAGGACGGGCCACTCAGAGAAACAGCTAGATATGCCAACCTGGGCACCTCTCTTCATAGGGTTCCCCAGCTCACACTCGACATGAGAGGCATTCTCATTGGACAGGCAGATCGGCTTCTCCTGGAtcagggagggaaggacaggtcAGTTTGGGTTACTGAATCCCTCAAGGTCTCATCTCACGTGAATACACATGGAGTTTTACTCAGTCATAAAGAACAAAACTatgtctgggcagtggtggtggtgcactcctttaatcccagcacttgggaggcaaaggcaggcagatctctgtgagttcgaggccaatctgggctacagagtgagtcccaggaaaggtaccaaagctgcacagagaaaccctgtctcaaaaaaaaaaaaaaaaaaggaacaaaactaTATCATatgcaggaaaatgggtggacCTGAAGATCaccatgtaaaacaaaacaagccagactcagaaagacaaacaccacactTTCTCTCATATAAGAAATCTAGCCgggtttgaaacctggagcttatgcagggacatttggctcagtctgggaggaagggactggacctccctggactgagtctaccaggttgatcgcagtcctggggggggggggaacttgtcctggaggaggtgggaatggagggtaggctgggggcaaggggagggggtgggaggggggagaataggggaacccatggctgatatgtagaactgaatggtattgtttataagcagaaaaaaaaatgaaaaaaaagtcttttaaattaaaataaataaataaataaataaataaataaataaataaataaaagaaatctagccaggtggcagtggcacactcCAGCCAGACAGATTAGAGATCCCTACATCCCAgcactagaggcagaggcaggtggatctctgagttcgaggccaacctggtctacagagtgagttccaccaccacgtctgcctgcatgccgccatgcttcctgttatgatgataatggactaaacctttgaacttaaacaaccccagttaaatgctttcctttataagagttgccgtgatcatggtCTCTctccacagcaagagaaaccctaactgtGACAGAGAGGAAGAGTATGGGAGTGACTATGATGAGCTAAGCATAGTGACATATGGGTTTGAAAATATCATAAAGAGACCAATAACTACTGAAaaaaaaggagggctggagagatggctcagaggttaagagcactggctgttcttccagaggtcctgagttcaattcccagcacccacatggtggctcacaaccacctgtagtgagatctgatgccctcttctggcctgcagacatacatgcaggcagatcactgtatacataatgaataaatctttaaaaaaaaaaaaaaaaggaaataaaaattaaaaggaccCCACTATGTACTGTCCCAGGTTCTTACCACAGTGTCCAGGGCCCGGACACCTGAGTAGTGTAATGAGGCTGGTAGGGTGACCAGGAGCTGGGCTTCATGGGCATCATCGCCATCTGCCTGAGGCTGGGCCGGATCCGAGGGCAGGTTGGTGACCGTCAGCTCTAGGCCTATGAACGGCTGCCCACTCAGTGCAAACAGGGCCCTTGTTCCATCCACGTCCCTGGAAGACGGGACCCGGCTCAGTGTAGGACCTGAGCCTCCCAGCACCTCCCCCCTTCCAGCCCCCAGTCAAGTGCAGGCTGTCACCCCAGGCCCCCAAACcacacacaaaccaaaccaaTCCGGCTTTTTCAATGCACCAATGCGTCAGGAGACCTCCATTCTTATGCGAACTCCACCACTTTCTGTACCAACAGcgacctctctgggcctctgatCTCCACCCACAACAGGGAGCCAATCATCCCTACCTCACAGAGGGGTGAACACTGTGATGGCGTGTCCATAAAACACACGGTATCATACAGACTAGGAACACTGTTTTCTGGCCAGGACCCTGTGGTCCCATTCCCGGCCCTCATCTTGGTCTTCTGAATCAGAGCCCTTGTGTGACCCCTCTGAAGAGTCTTCCTGCATTTGCTGAGGCCTGGCCCTCTCCTccccgagacacacacacacacacacacacacacacacacacacacacacacacacacacacacgtgctctcCACCCTTCTCACATGGGCAGAGGCTGGAACTCGGTGTCGCTGGTCCGGGAACAGAATCGGGCCTGCACCAGCTGCAGGTTGCTCTGACAGATCTTATCTTCGCCACAGCCTTGCTTCAGGAAGTGGATCTGAGGAGAGTGTTCGGGAGATCATGTCTGAGGTCAAATGTGTCACCGAGGCATACGGTGCCTTAGAGACACATGAGATTAAACAACTCCGGGCTGGTCCATAGGCAGACCACATTCCCCAGTCCAGACTGTACACACTAGATTCCACACAGAGACTGTGGAAAACAGTGAAGGCTACCACCACTGGGGTGCCGAGAGAGAATCACGCAATGAGCCCTTGCTGCCCCTTCCAGCTGAATGGGAGAGAGGTGATTTGTCCATCTCAGCAGATGACGGGGCCTTGATTATCCCAGGACCCTGAGCGACTATGGGGAGTGAGGGAGCAGGAGCACTGTCCTCTTAGATTAGAAAGGAGCACACGGCCATCTGACCTTCGAGGTATTGCATCACCTACATATATAGCGCTTCACCGGGACTCCATGTGTGGGAGGGCTTCCCAAGCGGCAAGTGGGAGGCACCAGGAGCACTGACCCTCCCAGCTCCACTTCCCCCATGCTCACCTCTGTCCTCTGGGTGCTGGGCTGGTGAGCATTGAGGATGGGAGCCACAGGGGGCAGCCCCTGGCCGGGAGCTTGTCGCCGTAAGCGAGGGGTTTGGAGACTGTACAGCAGGGTCACCACAATGGCCCGAAGCTTGTCTTTGACATTTTCCTGGAAGGGAAAGATTGTTCCTCCCTGGAACAACCCCAAGCCCCAGCCCTGACCGGGGCCCCCACCAGTACGCTGAAGACTCTCCTCAAGCTCGGAAAGGGATTGAGGGAGACGGAGACACAAGTGGGAAAGTCGTGAGGATGAGAAGAGAGACCACGGCAGGAAGGAGCTTTCCCTTAGGGTGAGGACCAGACTTCACTTCTATATATaaaaagttctaggccagcctgggctacatacagacACTGCatctcaataaaaaataaataaataaataaaaaacagaaaatcaggCAGAGAGGCAAAAGTAGGTAGAAAGGAGCTCAAAGGAGAGACTGCTTAAtacctagatttttttaaaaaaaaaaatatgtggaatTCTTCACAAATTTATGTGTCATCCTCAGGCAGAAGTCATGCTAGCTTTCTCtgtcattccaattttagtatatatgctggtgtgtgtgtgtgtgtgtgtgtgtgtgtgtgtgtgtgtatctgtgtgggggtataaacacatgaatgcaggtatccaaagaagccaaaagggtgtcaggtctcctggagctggagttgcagggcATTCCTGGCCCCCCAAGGTGGGTACTGGGATCCAAACCTGGGTCACCTGCATGAGCAGGACGATCTCTTAGCTGTTGagcatctttctagccccttgGAGCCCAGAGCTTACAACAAGGTGTGAGTGCGGCCGGGAAGAGGTAAGGAAAAGGCATGTCATAACGGTGTCACTTAGAGACCAGAAGGCCGTGCTCACTTGCAGCTGGAACGTGGTGTCTCCACAGACCCGGTCACTCTGGTGCTTCAACAACACAGTGCCCGAGGACTGATGCTTGAGGTCATCCGGGCCTCGGCTCAGGAAGGTCACCCGTGGGACCTGGCCCCGGAGCCTCCGGTCTGTGTCCCCATCTAACATGTACTCCAGGGCTGTGGCACCGAGGGAGAAGAGCGAAGTCGGTGAGCTGAGGACCCTGTTCCCGGGGTGCCCTCCGCTCTACCCTGGAAGCCATCCGAGAGAGCAGCAGGTGAGGACTCACCCACTGCAGGGTTGTAGCTTCTGGGCTCAGCAGTGTAGCTGAAACAGATCCTTACGTCCACGCTGCAGGGGAAAGGGAGGCTCTTGAGCAAGCAAGACCCCAACCCCCTTCTGCCACAGCCCAGACCCACAccaaggaagagaggcagaggaagcacgTGCGGTGTCCTCCCCCGCGCTCCCTTCTCGTCTCTGCTCACCAGACCGAGCGTCCGCCAGCGCAGTTGGGCTGCTCTAGGTCGATGGCTCTCGGATCGATGAAGATCTCTTGGGAGACGTGAAGAACAGGTCTGGCCCTGGGCACGGAGAGTTCATTGGGTAGGAAAGGAGAGGATGTGAGGTTAGGCGCACTCCACAGGTTCCTAGTGAGACCGGAATGAAGTCGGAGCTACAGGAGGGTCGGACAGCCCGGAGGCCGCCTACCTGAAGAGCGCAGCAGTATCAGCCAGGGAGCCCACGAGCAGGTCTGGGTAGTCGTTTCCGTCCACATCCAGGCCACCGGACAGGGAGTAACCAAAGCTCTTGATGCTCACGGCCTCACCCTCCAGCACCTGGAGACCACATAGTCAGCCTCCTTGAACCCCAGTTTTCCCaatcctccctcccctgccctcagcAGCCcttactcccctccccccaggatcATCCCCTCACATCAATGACTCCCCTCACCTGTGAAGGCTTGACAACCACTCCCAGGCTGCTTCCGTGGTAGATAAAGACTTTCCCATCTCCATCAAAGGGAGCTCCCACGGCAATATCTGGGGGGCATGAGAAGAAGCATCATGGGGCTGTGGAGGATGATGGACAAGGTCCATACCCAGTTTCCCTCGTCCAGTCCTGCAGGATACGTTTCCAGTTGCATTGAGGAGCTGCACACATCATTTTCAATCCTCTTGGCCGCTCCCTCCAGATATCACTAGCTCAGCTTGGCTGAGTTATAGTGGAAAtccactccacccctccccacactGAGCTTTCCCAATCCCAGTCACACCTGGGAAGCCATCTTGGTTGAGGTCGCCCAAGACAGCCAAGCTGATTCCAAACATGGAGTCGGGGGAGCCACAGATCCGGAGAGGAGGGACATCTGCCCAGTGGCCACCCTGGTtcgtgtacacatacacagcaccTCCCAGCTCTTCTTGGCGCTCAAAGAAGTAAGGGGCACCCACAATCAGGTCTGGCCAGctgtgggagagggagacagtTTGGGGCCCTGTAGACCAAGGGAGTCGGGACGAAGTGCAGAAGCCACTCCTGGACCCAGGGGCACACTCCTCTGGTCTCCTCTCACCCGTCATTGTTGAGATCAGCCACAGCCAGCGAGTAGCCAAAGCCGGAGGTCAAGCGCTCCCCAGACAACACAACCTCGGGTATCAGGCGGCTGGCGCTATCCTTGCGCAGAATGACCACGGCCCCCGTGTGGTTGGCACGGGGGGCCCCAGCCACAAAACTCAGCTCTTCTGCACGCAAGAGACCCTTCCCAGAGTCGATGGAGAAACCTGGGTGAGGAGATCGGTTACTATGAGTGATTTCCCAAGAGCCAGAAGCCAGGTGATTCCCCTGGAGCCACAAGGAAGAGAGAGTGGCTCCCCAGTCACCACCGCTATGTCTGGACTATTCCTCCTCACCCACCAGGGCCTAGAAATCCTTACAGCCCTCCTGGTCGGACACACGGATGTGACATAGACTGGGTGGCTTGGTAAGAGGGCCTGGGCCGCAGCAACGGGATTGGGCCAGGGCTACCACCATTCATGCCCAGCCTGGGGAACTGGAGAGGAGGGACGTCCTTTCACACCCCGGAGGCCCATTGACATCCAATGCACCTTCTTTACCCCCACCGTCCCTACCCTGCCAGGGAGAAAGTTTTACATGTATGGGAAGAAGACATGGGCACAAGGAAGAGCTTGCCTCACCCACATGTTTCCTGGGCCACATTTCATCCTTGTTCGTATGCAGAAGAAGATATGAACAGCTACGAGGGGCCTCACCCACAAGGCTAGAGCTCCCTCCAACACCAGCCCATCATCCACCCCCAGAGGAAGTTCCCTAGAGGTCAAGACTGTCCTTCCAAGCAGGGTTAACCCTGGGCCTCTCACTCCACCTGGTCTTCCTCCATGAAGGCCCGTGGCTCGCCGCCCTCAGGCCTGTCAATTGTACCTAATTCTCCCCTGCAGTGTGGGCCCAACATGTATTTCCCTGGGCATATATGTTGGGGGAGAGCCGGGAAGGAAAGGACACTCCCTGGGAGAGAAGCGGGAAGGCCAGGGCCACACCCCAGGGCCCAGGACGCAGGAGCTTACAAACCTAAATAGCTATTCAAGGTCAAGTCTCCGGCTGGTCCTGTGAGCCGGTCAGCAGGGTCCAAAGTTTTATACACCAGCTGGTCAGGGTCTGAGCTATCAATGTTGGTCACAAAAAGcaaccctgtggggggggggcaggtcgGAGAGAGACACCAGGGGAAAGCCAGCAGGAGAAGGGAACTCAGAGCAGGGAGCGAGAGACGGAGAGAAGGCCAGAAGGCAAAAagggaaggacaggaagaaagTGAGTGAAAccaagaagccagacacagaaggacgggagcatggagagagagaggaaaagagaaaggagcagAGTTAGAGTGGTTCTGGACCAGGGAGGGGTCCCTACCAAAGTAGCTGTTGGCAGGGACCGGAATGAGGCGGGGGTCTTGCTCCTTCTCGCCCCCAGCCTCGTAGGGCCCGTCATCCAGGTCTGCCGGGTCCGATGAGCCCTGCACACAGAGCTCCACCCTGGCTGTGCCTGTAAGGACAGTCCTGTTAGTGCTCCAGGCGGGAGAGAGGCGCACCCCTCAGACCAGCTCTGTTGGACAGACACACACGGgaagcccctcccctcctcctcggCCCCGCCTCCACCATCTATCTCCCTAGCCCAAGCTTCTAGGgtccgcccccccctccccacggCATCACACTCACCGAGTGTCAGTTCAGCCAGTGGTAGCGTGCAGAGACGGGAATGGCAGTGATGAGGTATGGGCTGTTGCTGTGTTGGAGCATGCAGGCCCTGGCCCAGCCGTGCATGTGGGAGCTCATGCCAACATGTAGATAAACACGCGGCCATGCGATGGAGAGGAGGGACCCCCATTCATTTATGTGCCAGCAAGATGGGAGCGGAAGGCATGGCCGTGCCCCAGTTCAATACGCCAGTGAACTCGTGGTCATGCTTGGCCATGTGCTGCTGGCAATCCCATCTCTGAG
This is a stretch of genomic DNA from Peromyscus leucopus breed LL Stock chromosome 18, UCI_PerLeu_2.1, whole genome shotgun sequence. It encodes these proteins:
- the Itga7 gene encoding integrin alpha-7 isoform X2, with protein sequence MGRIPSCDSLRPPGICYLLSFLFAGLLLPRAVAFNLDVMGALRKEGEPGSLFGFSVALHQQLQPRPQSWLLVGAPQALALPGQQANRTGGLFACPLSLEETDCYRVDIDQGANVYKESKENQWLGVSVRSQGPGGKIVTCAHRYESRQRVDQILETRDVIGRCFVLSQDLAIRDELDGGEWKFCEGRPQGHEQFGFCQQGTAATFSPDRHYLVFGAPGTYNWKGTARVELCVQGSSDPADLDDGPYEAGGEKEQDPRLIPVPANSYFGRDPSLVQNHSNSAPFSFPLSLHAPVLLCLASWFHSLSSCPSLFAFWPSLRLSLPALSSLLLLAFPWCLSPTCPPPTGLLFVTNIDSSDPDQLVYKTLDPADRLTGPAGDLTLNSYLGFSIDSGKGLLRAEELSFVAGAPRANHTGAVVILRKDSASRLIPEVVLSGERLTSGFGYSLAVADLNNDGWPDLIVGAPYFFERQEELGGAVYVYTNQGGHWADVPPLRICGSPDSMFGISLAVLGDLNQDGFPDIAVGAPFDGDGKVFIYHGSSLGVVVKPSQVLEGEAVSIKSFGYSLSGGLDVDGNDYPDLLVGSLADTAALFRARPVLHVSQEIFIDPRAIDLEQPNCAGGRSVCVDVRICFSYTAEPRSYNPAVALEYMLDGDTDRRLRGQVPRVTFLSRGPDDLKHQSSGTVLLKHQSDRVCGDTTFQLQENVKDKLRAIVVTLLYSLQTPRLRRQAPGQGLPPVAPILNAHQPSTQRTEIHFLKQGCGEDKICQSNLQLVQARFCSRTSDTEFQPLPMDVDGTRALFALSGQPFIGLELTVTNLPSDPAQPQADGDDAHEAQLLVTLPASLHYSGVRALDTVEKPICLSNENASHVECELGNPMKRGAQVTFYLILSTSGITIETTELEVELLLATISEQELHPVSVRAHVFIELPLSISGVATPQQLFFSGEVKGESAMRSERDVGSKVKYEVTVSNQGQSLNTLGSAFLNIMWPHEIANGKWLLYPMRVELEGGQGPGKKGICSPRPNILRLDVDSRDRKRRELEQPEPQETPEKLEPSTSWWPVSSAERKRNITLDCAQGTANCVVFSCPLYSFDRAAVLHVWGRLWNSTFLEEYMAVKSLEVIVRANITVKSSIKNLLLRDASTMIPVMVYLDPVAVIAEGIPWWVILLAVLAGLLVLALLVLLLWKLGFFKRAKHPEATVPQYHAVKILREDRQQFKEEKTGTIQRSNWGNSQWEGSDAHPILDADWHPDLGPDGTPVPVTA
- the Itga7 gene encoding integrin alpha-7 isoform X4 codes for the protein MSHTGPGNLLSSVWLSLAFSLRVEVAGRAPGDPEGRERTAWLSQLLASALPHLYQLCHLLPASCFPGLPESRRLLVGAPQALALPGQQANRTGGLFACPLSLEETDCYRVDIDQGANVYKESKENQWLGVSVRSQGPGGKIVTCAHRYESRQRVDQILETRDVIGRCFVLSQDLAIRDELDGGEWKFCEGRPQGHEQFGFCQQGTAATFSPDRHYLVFGAPGTYNWKGTARVELCVQGSSDPADLDDGPYEAGGEKEQDPRLIPVPANSYFGLLFVTNIDSSDPDQLVYKTLDPADRLTGPAGDLTLNSYLGFSIDSGKGLLRAEELSFVAGAPRANHTGAVVILRKDSASRLIPEVVLSGERLTSGFGYSLAVADLNNDGWPDLIVGAPYFFERQEELGGAVYVYTNQGGHWADVPPLRICGSPDSMFGISLAVLGDLNQDGFPDIAVGAPFDGDGKVFIYHGSSLGVVVKPSQVLEGEAVSIKSFGYSLSGGLDVDGNDYPDLLVGSLADTAALFRARPVLHVSQEIFIDPRAIDLEQPNCAGGRSVCVDVRICFSYTAEPRSYNPAVALEYMLDGDTDRRLRGQVPRVTFLSRGPDDLKHQSSGTVLLKHQSDRVCGDTTFQLQENVKDKLRAIVVTLLYSLQTPRLRRQAPGQGLPPVAPILNAHQPSTQRTEIHFLKQGCGEDKICQSNLQLVQARFCSRTSDTEFQPLPMDVDGTRALFALSGQPFIGLELTVTNLPSDPAQPQADGDDAHEAQLLVTLPASLHYSGVRALDTVEKPICLSNENASHVECELGNPMKRGAQVTFYLILSTSGITIETTELEVELLLATISEQELHPVSVRAHVFIELPLSISGVATPQQLFFSGEVKGESAMRSERDVGSKVKYEVTVSNQGQSLNTLGSAFLNIMWPHEIANGKWLLYPMRVELEGGQGPGKKGICSPRPNILRLDVDSRDRKRRELEQPEPQETPEKLEPSTSWWPVSSAERKRNITLDCAQGTANCVVFSCPLYSFDRAAVLHVWGRLWNSTFLEEYMAVKSLEVIVRANITVKSSIKNLLLRDASTMIPVMVYLDPVAVIAEGIPWWVILLAVLAGLLVLALLVLLLWKLGFFKRAKHPEATVPQYHAVKILREDRQQFKEEKTGTIQRSNWGNSQWEGSDAHPILDADWHPDLGPDGTPVPVTA
- the Itga7 gene encoding integrin alpha-7 isoform X1, with protein sequence MSHTGPGNLLSSVWLSLAFSLRVEVAGRAPGDPEGRERTAWLSQLLASALPHLYQLCHLLPASCFPGLPESRRLLVGAPQALALPGQQANRTGGLFACPLSLEETDCYRVDIDQGANVYKESKENQWLGVSVRSQGPGGKIVTCAHRYESRQRVDQILETRDVIGRCFVLSQDLAIRDELDGGEWKFCEGRPQGHEQFGFCQQGTAATFSPDRHYLVFGAPGTYNWKGTARVELCVQGSSDPADLDDGPYEAGGEKEQDPRLIPVPANSYFGRDPSLVQNHSNSAPFSFPLSLHAPVLLCLASWFHSLSSCPSLFAFWPSLRLSLPALSSLLLLAFPWCLSPTCPPPTGLLFVTNIDSSDPDQLVYKTLDPADRLTGPAGDLTLNSYLGFSIDSGKGLLRAEELSFVAGAPRANHTGAVVILRKDSASRLIPEVVLSGERLTSGFGYSLAVADLNNDGWPDLIVGAPYFFERQEELGGAVYVYTNQGGHWADVPPLRICGSPDSMFGISLAVLGDLNQDGFPDIAVGAPFDGDGKVFIYHGSSLGVVVKPSQVLEGEAVSIKSFGYSLSGGLDVDGNDYPDLLVGSLADTAALFRARPVLHVSQEIFIDPRAIDLEQPNCAGGRSVCVDVRICFSYTAEPRSYNPAVALEYMLDGDTDRRLRGQVPRVTFLSRGPDDLKHQSSGTVLLKHQSDRVCGDTTFQLQENVKDKLRAIVVTLLYSLQTPRLRRQAPGQGLPPVAPILNAHQPSTQRTEIHFLKQGCGEDKICQSNLQLVQARFCSRTSDTEFQPLPMDVDGTRALFALSGQPFIGLELTVTNLPSDPAQPQADGDDAHEAQLLVTLPASLHYSGVRALDTVEKPICLSNENASHVECELGNPMKRGAQVTFYLILSTSGITIETTELEVELLLATISEQELHPVSVRAHVFIELPLSISGVATPQQLFFSGEVKGESAMRSERDVGSKVKYEVTVSNQGQSLNTLGSAFLNIMWPHEIANGKWLLYPMRVELEGGQGPGKKGICSPRPNILRLDVDSRDRKRRELEQPEPQETPEKLEPSTSWWPVSSAERKRNITLDCAQGTANCVVFSCPLYSFDRAAVLHVWGRLWNSTFLEEYMAVKSLEVIVRANITVKSSIKNLLLRDASTMIPVMVYLDPVAVIAEGIPWWVILLAVLAGLLVLALLVLLLWKLGFFKRAKHPEATVPQYHAVKILREDRQQFKEEKTGTIQRSNWGNSQWEGSDAHPILDADWHPDLGPDGTPVPVTA